In Ruminococcaceae bacterium BL-6, a genomic segment contains:
- the appD gene encoding oligopeptide ABC transporter (ATP-binding protein) (Evidence 2a : Function from experimental evidences in other organisms; PubMedId : 7997159, 25755103, 26728191; Product type t : transporter) has translation MSEPLLSVENLTMVFENRHQTFPAVDNLSFSLKSGQTLGIVGESGSGKTMASLSVMKLLPNQGRVSGGKVMFEGRDLVPLPEKEMQKIRGKEISMIFQDPMMSLDHVYTVGYQIVETLLIHEKMSREAATEKALQLLEAVGIPHPKRVFRCYPFELSGGMCQRVMIAIALSCNPKLLFADEPTTALDVTVQAQILDLLRQVRDRYQMGIVLITHDLGVVSDIADRVIVLYAGKSMEDAPTDIIMNHPAHPYTMGLMKSAPRLEQQVDRLYCIEGMVPDIRDMPKGCRFCTRCPLADDRCRAEEPDMVEIQPGHFVRCHKPAVEEGKG, from the coding sequence ATGTCCGAACCCCTGCTGTCTGTAGAAAATTTAACCATGGTGTTTGAAAACAGGCACCAGACCTTTCCTGCCGTGGACAATCTCAGCTTTTCGCTGAAAAGCGGGCAGACGCTCGGTATAGTCGGTGAAAGCGGGAGCGGAAAAACGATGGCCTCTCTATCCGTTATGAAGCTTTTGCCGAACCAGGGCAGAGTATCCGGCGGAAAGGTGATGTTTGAAGGGCGAGATCTGGTTCCATTACCGGAAAAAGAGATGCAGAAAATTCGCGGGAAAGAGATCTCCATGATTTTTCAGGACCCCATGATGTCGCTGGATCATGTCTATACGGTCGGCTATCAAATCGTGGAGACCCTTTTGATCCACGAGAAAATGAGCAGGGAAGCAGCAACGGAGAAAGCGCTGCAGCTGCTTGAAGCCGTTGGAATCCCGCACCCGAAGCGTGTGTTCCGCTGTTATCCGTTCGAGCTTTCCGGCGGCATGTGTCAAAGGGTGATGATCGCGATCGCCCTTTCCTGCAATCCCAAGCTGCTGTTCGCGGATGAGCCGACCACCGCCCTGGATGTGACGGTGCAGGCGCAGATTCTGGACCTGCTCCGCCAGGTGCGCGACCGGTATCAGATGGGGATCGTACTGATCACCCACGATTTGGGCGTCGTGTCAGATATTGCCGACCGGGTTATCGTCCTGTATGCGGGAAAATCCATGGAAGATGCTCCAACGGATATCATTATGAATCACCCGGCGCATCCCTATACGATGGGCCTGATGAAATCGGCTCCAAGGCTGGAACAGCAAGTCGACCGGCTGTACTGCATCGAGGGGATGGTCCCGGATATCCGGGATATGCCGAAGGGCTGCCGCTTCTGCACCAGATGCCCGCTGGCAGATGACCGGTGCAGGGCAGAGGAACCCGACATGGTGGAAATCCAGCCGGGGCACTTTGTCCGATGTCACAAGCCTGCCGTCGAAGAAGGGAAGGGATGA
- the appF gene encoding oligopeptide ABC transporter (ATP-binding protein) (Evidence 2a : Function from experimental evidences in other organisms; PubMedId : 7997159, 25755103, 26728191, 22720735; Product type t : transporter) encodes MLDVRNVTKTFPVKGGMFSSSKKGVVHAVDNVSFQVEKGETFGLVGESGCGKSTLSRTLLQLIPPDSGEIYMDGKNLVDMPKKELRRQREQMRMVFQKPFYSLNPRQTVREIISAPMMIHRHYTKQEMQAEVERLMDLVGLSRSYIDRYPHEFSGGQRQRIGIARALCLKPKLIICDEPVSALDVSIQAQILNLLKDLQKKFDLTYLFISHNLSVVKHMSDHIAVMYLGSLVEVAPGAELYQKARHPYTQALLSAIPDPGAKKKDRIILTGDIPSPVNPPKGCRFCTRCAYATDRCGQERPELKEMGDGSKVACFLYDKGGENA; translated from the coding sequence TTGCTGGATGTCCGAAACGTCACAAAGACCTTCCCGGTCAAGGGCGGAATGTTTTCTTCTTCAAAAAAAGGTGTGGTCCACGCGGTGGACAACGTCAGCTTTCAGGTGGAGAAAGGGGAAACCTTCGGCCTGGTAGGGGAATCCGGATGCGGAAAAAGCACGCTGTCCAGGACGCTGCTGCAGTTGATTCCCCCCGATTCTGGCGAGATCTATATGGATGGAAAAAATCTGGTGGACATGCCGAAAAAAGAACTGCGCAGACAGCGGGAACAGATGCGCATGGTCTTTCAGAAACCCTTTTATTCTCTCAACCCCCGCCAGACGGTGCGTGAAATCATTTCGGCACCGATGATGATTCACCGGCACTATACCAAACAGGAAATGCAGGCGGAAGTGGAAAGGCTGATGGATCTGGTCGGGCTGAGCCGGAGCTATATCGATCGTTATCCGCACGAATTTTCAGGCGGTCAGCGGCAGAGGATCGGCATTGCCCGCGCCCTGTGTCTGAAGCCGAAACTGATTATCTGCGACGAACCGGTTTCCGCGCTGGACGTATCCATTCAGGCGCAGATCCTGAATCTGCTTAAAGACCTGCAGAAAAAATTTGACCTTACCTATCTCTTTATTTCCCATAATCTTTCGGTGGTAAAGCATATGTCCGACCACATCGCGGTCATGTACCTGGGCTCGCTGGTAGAAGTAGCGCCGGGAGCGGAGCTTTACCAAAAAGCGAGGCATCCATACACACAGGCGCTGCTTTCCGCGATTCCCGACCCGGGAGCCAAAAAGAAAGACCGTATCATTCTGACCGGAGATATCCCAAGCCCGGTCAATCCGCCGAAAGGCTGCCGTTTCTGCACCCGGTGTGCCTATGCGACCGACCGGTGCGGACAGGAGCGCCCTGAATTGAAGGAAATGGGGGACGGGAGCAAGGTCGCTTGTTTCCTTTATGATAAGGGCGGTGAAAACGCATGA
- a CDS encoding ABC transporter, permease protein, translating into MTKFILKRCGIAVILLLIVSTIVFLLVHIMPGDPVLLMLGTDSSPDPKAVETLRQELGLNNPLVVQYKDWMFHALQGNLGNSYSEKIPVMQSISSRLPRTLELAAVSLVLACLIGLPLGVLSALRRGKVSDLVMTTGASLGTSIPVYVLGYLLIIVFSLNVFHWGIQPLPSSGYVDVSKSVAGHFQRLLMPAVTLALGLAASIMRMTRSSMLEALSGESVRALRAKGLPEHVVIVRHVIRNAFIPVVTVIGLQMGNLIGGTVLCETVFNWPGLSTLLVKAINQRDYPLIQGCILIMSAVFILTNMVVDIIYGLLDPRAR; encoded by the coding sequence ATGACAAAATTCATCCTGAAGAGATGCGGAATCGCAGTGATTTTACTGCTGATTGTTTCCACTATCGTATTTCTGCTCGTACATATCATGCCCGGCGACCCGGTCCTGCTGATGCTGGGGACCGATTCCAGCCCAGACCCGAAAGCCGTGGAGACTTTGCGCCAGGAGCTTGGGCTGAATAACCCGCTGGTCGTACAGTATAAAGACTGGATGTTCCACGCGCTGCAGGGAAATCTCGGAAACTCCTACAGCGAAAAGATTCCCGTCATGCAGTCCATTTCCTCAAGGCTTCCCAGAACGCTGGAACTTGCCGCCGTGTCTTTGGTGCTGGCCTGTCTGATCGGTCTGCCGCTGGGGGTGCTTTCCGCACTGCGTCGCGGAAAAGTGTCGGATCTGGTGATGACGACAGGCGCTTCACTGGGCACCTCGATCCCGGTCTATGTCCTCGGCTACCTGCTCATCATCGTCTTTTCGCTGAATGTGTTCCATTGGGGGATCCAGCCCCTTCCATCCAGCGGCTATGTGGACGTTTCCAAAAGCGTGGCCGGACATTTCCAAAGGCTTCTCATGCCGGCGGTCACGCTGGCTCTGGGACTCGCCGCATCCATCATGCGCATGACCCGTTCATCCATGCTGGAAGCACTGTCCGGCGAATCTGTCCGCGCGCTGCGCGCAAAAGGGCTGCCGGAGCATGTGGTGATCGTCCGCCATGTCATCCGCAACGCATTTATTCCGGTCGTTACAGTAATCGGCCTTCAGATGGGAAATCTGATCGGCGGGACGGTGCTCTGTGAAACCGTGTTCAACTGGCCGGGACTGTCCACCCTTCTGGTCAAGGCGATCAATCAAAGGGATTATCCACTGATTCAGGGTTGTATTCTGATCATGTCGGCGGTGTTTATCCTGACGAACATGGTCGTCGATATTATCTACGGCCTGCTTGATCCCAGAGCAAGGTGA
- a CDS encoding ABC transporter, permease protein has translation MEILKRCMKNKKFVFSIFVLVPLIFIVLFGPMLAPNDPLAMNTANALAHSSARYPFGTDEFGRCILSRLLVGIRPSMTVSLLGTAGAFISGLILGIIAGYVGGKVGDVIMRLVDVVLCFPPILLAMMVVCMWGAGVRNLTVVVAILYTPHFTRIAYSSTIKVRNMEYVENEISVGANTLRVLSDSIFPNILSPLVIQISLTISNAILLESGLSFLGLGVQPPDPSWGQMIGDARNYLSVNLMYTVWPSFFLSLTILATNLMGDALRDVLDPKLKESF, from the coding sequence ATGGAAATCTTAAAACGCTGTATGAAAAATAAAAAATTTGTATTCAGCATCTTTGTATTGGTGCCGCTGATCTTTATTGTGCTGTTCGGCCCCATGCTCGCCCCGAATGACCCGCTCGCGATGAATACGGCGAACGCTCTGGCCCATTCCTCCGCCCGGTATCCGTTCGGGACCGATGAATTCGGGCGCTGTATCCTGTCGCGGCTCCTGGTCGGGATCCGGCCCTCGATGACGGTCTCCCTGCTGGGGACGGCCGGGGCGTTCATTTCAGGGCTGATTCTGGGGATTATCGCCGGATATGTAGGCGGAAAAGTGGGGGACGTCATCATGCGTCTGGTGGATGTGGTGCTCTGCTTTCCCCCGATTCTGCTTGCGATGATGGTCGTGTGCATGTGGGGGGCCGGAGTTCGGAACCTGACGGTTGTGGTCGCCATCCTTTATACGCCGCACTTCACGCGTATCGCGTATTCCTCCACCATCAAGGTGAGAAATATGGAATATGTGGAAAATGAGATTTCTGTCGGCGCGAATACCCTTCGGGTGCTGTCCGATTCGATTTTTCCCAATATCCTGTCTCCGTTGGTCATCCAGATCAGCCTTACCATATCGAACGCAATTCTGCTGGAGTCGGGACTCAGTTTTCTCGGCCTCGGCGTTCAGCCGCCGGACCCATCCTGGGGCCAGATGATCGGAGATGCCAGAAATTATCTTTCCGTGAATCTGATGTATACAGTCTGGCCGTCTTTTTTCCTGTCGCTTACCATCCTGGCTACCAATTTGATGGGCGACGCCCTGCGCGATGTTTTGGATCCAAAGCTGAAAGAAAGCTTTTGA
- a CDS encoding ABC transporter, substrate-binding protein, family 5 — protein sequence MKNRLYRRILSTVLASVLVLTALSGCGGTGGGTSGVSSGESGSQASTAKKDELVVGISADPATLEPMVQSGQATRLIKQSIYRGLIAYQADNKIGMEIADSYTIADDKKTYTFKIKQNAKFHDGSDITAEDVKFSMERLLDPSVGATFRSDFANVLDKCEVVDKKTVKIILKEPCAPFLDYLTLPESVIVSKSWCESHKNDLNANPMGSGPYMFESWDKGREIVVKAFKDFYKPGKPESASIRFVITPDATTRANSLRTGDVDLIDYVAAKDITALQKESGFKVDISEAPFMCLQFNTKSGPLSNPKVRQAIAYAVDRQGVINTAFMGRGTPIFGFPTQVGENGYDGKYDKYFSYDPEKAKSLLKEAGYPNGFSVKILSSSTYEMHKQTAIVVQDSLKKIGINAEVELPDWSTRIERSNKGDYEIMVSGTAGNIVDMDWTTNYFESGEPRMNSSAWFSDKEVDSLLKEGRVTLDSGKRTEIYDKLRKRVLDLSPFVFINYREQAFARAESVEGFVNLKRGTYV from the coding sequence ATGAAAAACAGGCTTTATCGGCGAATCCTTTCCACAGTTCTCGCTTCTGTTCTTGTCCTGACCGCTCTTTCGGGGTGCGGCGGGACAGGCGGAGGTACTTCCGGGGTCTCTTCTGGAGAGAGCGGCTCCCAGGCGTCAACCGCTAAAAAAGACGAACTGGTAGTGGGAATCAGCGCGGATCCCGCTACCCTGGAGCCCATGGTACAGTCTGGCCAGGCGACCCGTCTGATCAAACAGAGCATTTACCGCGGCCTGATTGCCTATCAGGCGGACAATAAAATCGGGATGGAAATCGCGGATTCCTATACCATAGCGGATGACAAGAAAACCTATACATTCAAAATCAAACAAAATGCCAAATTCCACGACGGAAGCGATATCACTGCGGAAGACGTCAAGTTTTCCATGGAGCGTCTTCTCGATCCATCCGTCGGCGCGACGTTCCGCTCTGATTTTGCAAACGTTTTGGACAAATGCGAAGTGGTCGACAAAAAGACCGTCAAAATCATTCTGAAAGAGCCCTGCGCTCCGTTCCTCGACTACCTGACCCTGCCGGAGTCCGTAATCGTCTCGAAGTCGTGGTGCGAAAGCCACAAGAACGACCTGAACGCTAACCCCATGGGCAGCGGCCCTTATATGTTCGAGTCTTGGGACAAAGGCCGTGAAATTGTGGTGAAGGCATTTAAGGATTTCTATAAACCCGGAAAGCCGGAATCCGCCAGCATCCGCTTTGTGATAACCCCGGATGCAACCACCAGGGCCAATTCCCTGCGCACCGGCGACGTCGACCTGATCGACTATGTGGCGGCAAAGGATATCACAGCCCTTCAGAAGGAATCCGGATTTAAAGTCGATATTTCAGAAGCACCATTTATGTGCCTGCAGTTTAATACCAAATCCGGCCCGCTTTCCAATCCCAAGGTAAGACAGGCGATCGCTTATGCGGTCGACCGTCAGGGTGTCATCAATACCGCCTTTATGGGGCGCGGAACACCGATTTTCGGTTTTCCGACGCAAGTGGGGGAAAACGGTTATGACGGGAAATATGACAAATATTTTTCCTATGACCCGGAGAAGGCAAAAAGTCTGTTAAAAGAAGCCGGATATCCCAATGGGTTCTCAGTTAAAATTCTCTCCAGCTCTACGTATGAAATGCACAAGCAGACTGCCATTGTTGTTCAGGACAGTCTGAAAAAGATCGGAATCAATGCGGAAGTGGAGCTTCCCGACTGGTCCACCCGGATCGAGCGTTCCAACAAGGGCGACTACGAGATCATGGTTTCCGGTACTGCCGGGAATATTGTGGATATGGACTGGACAACAAACTATTTTGAAAGCGGAGAACCTCGCATGAACAGTTCCGCATGGTTTTCCGACAAAGAGGTCGACAGTTTGCTCAAGGAAGGACGCGTCACACTGGACAGCGGCAAACGTACCGAGATTTACGACAAGCTGAGGAAGCGCGTTCTCGATCTCTCCCCGTTCGTATTCATCAATTACAGAGAGCAGGCCTTTGCCAGAGCGGAATCTGTGGAGGGTTTTGTCAATCTAAAAAGGGGTACTTACGTATAA
- a CDS encoding SIS domain protein, with protein sequence MDIQNIIAEIKLKMEQAGGLKAVYFVACGGSQAAIYPAEYLIDSEAKNIGTKIYNSNEFVHAAPKSLDERCICIICSLKATAETVEAVKTANKKGAVTIAMTGFPDTDMAKNGRYVVLYSSGDEQVYSKANQAMALKLAFEILYQFEGYQYYQEAMEAYSHLDQIIADAKQSMLPAARKFAERYRSDEVFYVLGSGPLAGTAYTMACCHLMEMQCRHAVMLHCGEYFHGPFETTDKNLALILLMSTGRTRALDERVLRFLKTYAGRFWVIDTADTGISAIDEHVAEFFNSVIMIPIERFFVSQMAELRGRSMDDRKYMWKVEY encoded by the coding sequence ATGGATATCCAGAATATCATTGCCGAAATAAAATTAAAAATGGAACAGGCGGGAGGTTTAAAAGCGGTTTATTTTGTTGCGTGCGGCGGTTCACAGGCGGCAATTTATCCGGCAGAATATTTGATTGACAGTGAGGCAAAAAATATCGGCACAAAGATTTACAACAGCAACGAATTTGTCCACGCGGCGCCAAAATCTCTGGATGAACGCTGTATCTGTATCATTTGCTCGTTGAAGGCAACGGCGGAAACGGTGGAAGCCGTGAAAACCGCAAACAAAAAAGGAGCGGTCACCATTGCAATGACAGGGTTTCCGGATACCGATATGGCGAAAAACGGCCGATATGTGGTTCTCTATTCCAGCGGGGACGAGCAGGTTTATTCCAAAGCCAATCAGGCGATGGCGCTGAAACTGGCCTTTGAGATCCTCTATCAGTTCGAGGGTTACCAGTACTATCAGGAAGCGATGGAGGCTTATTCGCACCTTGATCAGATCATTGCGGATGCAAAACAGTCCATGCTGCCGGCGGCCAGAAAATTTGCAGAGAGATATCGGTCCGACGAGGTGTTCTATGTGCTGGGGAGCGGGCCGCTTGCGGGAACCGCCTATACGATGGCCTGCTGCCATCTGATGGAAATGCAGTGCCGCCACGCAGTGATGCTGCACTGCGGAGAATACTTCCACGGACCGTTTGAGACAACCGATAAAAATCTGGCACTGATCCTTCTGATGAGTACCGGCCGTACGCGTGCGCTGGATGAAAGGGTGCTGAGATTCCTGAAGACCTACGCTGGGCGTTTCTGGGTGATTGATACCGCGGATACAGGCATCTCGGCAATCGATGAGCATGTCGCCGAATTTTTCAATTCCGTCATCATGATCCCGATCGAACGCTTCTTTGTATCGCAGATGGCGGAACTTCGGGGCCGTTCCATGGACGACCGGAAATATATGTGGAAAGTAGAATATTAA
- a CDS encoding UbiC transcription regulator-associated domain protein — protein MLKSKAITPLYEQLMEQLKKQIASGVYKPGDQLPSEIEMAKQNNVSVITARKAMNELAALGFVEKKQGKGTFVAVPKYWRDYTQILGFSEACRLSGLKAGSRLLDHKLVVPNAKILESLELPEGSQTVYISRLRFVNGEPMAIEINYFSLKYAFLLNETLEDSLFQVLRDKANVTITKSKKQIEICRATAKEAKLLNVGKNYPLLLVRSTAYGGADGGPVYACSQLINGERFTLYV, from the coding sequence ATGTTAAAATCAAAAGCAATCACCCCGTTGTATGAACAGTTGATGGAACAGCTGAAAAAACAGATTGCTTCCGGTGTTTACAAACCGGGAGACCAACTTCCTTCGGAAATCGAGATGGCAAAGCAGAACAACGTCAGCGTTATTACGGCGCGTAAGGCGATGAATGAGCTTGCCGCCCTTGGGTTTGTGGAAAAAAAGCAGGGGAAAGGTACTTTTGTTGCGGTTCCAAAATATTGGCGTGATTATACACAGATTTTAGGGTTTTCCGAAGCATGCAGACTTTCGGGCTTAAAAGCGGGAAGCCGGCTGCTGGACCATAAGCTCGTGGTCCCGAATGCCAAAATTCTGGAATCGCTGGAGCTTCCGGAAGGCTCTCAGACAGTGTATATTTCAAGGCTTCGGTTCGTAAACGGAGAGCCTATGGCGATTGAGATCAACTATTTTTCCTTGAAATATGCTTTCCTGCTCAACGAGACATTGGAGGATTCTCTTTTCCAGGTTTTGCGCGACAAGGCGAACGTCACAATCACGAAATCGAAGAAGCAGATCGAGATTTGCCGGGCAACCGCCAAGGAAGCAAAACTGTTAAACGTCGGCAAAAACTACCCCTTGCTCTTGGTGCGGAGCACTGCGTACGGCGGAGCGGACGGAGGACCGGTTTATGCATGTTCCCAGTTGATCAATGGGGAGCGTTTTACTTTGTACGTTTAA
- a CDS encoding conserved protein of unknown function (Evidence 4 : Unknown function but conserved in other organisms) — translation MPKAAEEFSVTIKIKLEDGRELPWCRAQFRLIRKGGEYRSECVKNEFLMPREERFKYETIIHKNIENQASVFNQA, via the coding sequence ATGCCTAAAGCCGCAGAAGAATTTTCCGTAACCATAAAAATAAAGCTGGAAGACGGCCGCGAACTGCCCTGGTGTCGGGCGCAGTTCCGGCTGATCCGGAAAGGTGGTGAATATCGGAGCGAATGCGTCAAAAATGAATTTTTGATGCCGAGGGAAGAACGTTTCAAATATGAGACGATAATCCATAAGAACATAGAAAATCAAGCTTCAGTTTTTAACCAGGCTTGA
- a CDS encoding Recombinase, which produces MKIAAAYIRVSTEDQTEYSPDSQIRLIREYAGRNDMVVPDEYIFADEGISGKTAAKRPEFIRMIGMAKKKPKPFEAILLWKFSRFARNRQDSIVYKTMLRKQLGIDVVSITENLGNDKISILIEAMIEAMDEYYSINLAEEVVRGMTEKAGRGEPVSIPAFGYDMVDKKYVVNPDQARVVQMIFSDFISGLGFSAIAQKINAMGIKTNRGNRWQNRTVKYIINNPVYIGKICWKPKRIEKQENSDIVMVQGNHQPIVDIETWNRAQKQQEAVKRKYSPHARQVPPERGEYMVRGLVRCSACGRTLSRLGPSGMQCCGYSRGRCGVSHGIAVKKLNEMVTAGIQKAMEEAGEIRISKHEAPDRISPREIYRIGLRHQQASLTRVKEAYAAGVDTLEEYGENKKRILREIEKIENSMRERRKEEDIRKNDREKDVKIAELLRNPSIGESFKNELLRSFVDHIIFDRSEQSLEIVFYI; this is translated from the coding sequence ATGAAAATCGCGGCGGCCTATATCCGCGTCAGTACGGAGGATCAGACGGAATACAGCCCGGACAGCCAGATCAGGTTGATCCGCGAGTATGCCGGCAGAAACGATATGGTCGTTCCGGATGAATATATTTTCGCAGATGAGGGGATCAGCGGAAAAACGGCTGCGAAACGGCCCGAGTTCATCCGTATGATCGGAATGGCCAAAAAGAAGCCGAAACCCTTCGAGGCGATTCTTCTTTGGAAGTTTTCCCGTTTTGCCCGGAATCGGCAGGACAGCATCGTCTATAAAACGATGCTTCGAAAACAGCTCGGTATTGACGTTGTTTCCATTACCGAAAATCTTGGAAATGACAAAATATCCATTCTCATAGAAGCGATGATCGAGGCGATGGACGAATATTACAGCATCAATCTGGCCGAAGAAGTCGTTCGCGGTATGACCGAAAAGGCAGGCAGGGGGGAGCCGGTCAGCATCCCGGCGTTCGGATATGATATGGTGGATAAAAAATATGTGGTCAACCCCGATCAGGCCCGTGTCGTTCAAATGATATTTTCCGATTTTATTTCCGGTTTGGGATTTTCCGCGATCGCACAGAAAATCAACGCTATGGGGATCAAGACAAACCGCGGTAATCGGTGGCAGAACCGTACGGTAAAGTATATTATCAATAATCCTGTGTATATCGGAAAAATTTGCTGGAAACCAAAACGGATAGAAAAACAGGAGAATTCCGATATCGTGATGGTACAGGGGAATCATCAGCCGATTGTTGACATCGAAACCTGGAACAGGGCTCAAAAACAGCAGGAAGCAGTGAAGAGAAAGTATTCGCCCCATGCCCGGCAGGTCCCTCCGGAAAGAGGGGAGTACATGGTGAGGGGGCTCGTCAGATGCAGCGCCTGCGGCCGCACTCTGTCCCGCCTGGGTCCTTCGGGCATGCAGTGCTGCGGGTACAGCCGCGGACGATGTGGAGTGTCACACGGAATTGCTGTAAAAAAGCTGAATGAAATGGTGACCGCCGGAATTCAGAAAGCAATGGAAGAAGCCGGAGAAATCCGGATCTCAAAGCATGAAGCCCCGGATCGGATTAGCCCGCGGGAAATTTATCGGATCGGATTGAGGCATCAGCAGGCAAGCCTCACGCGGGTGAAAGAGGCATATGCAGCCGGTGTCGATACATTGGAAGAATATGGAGAAAACAAAAAAAGGATTCTGCGGGAAATAGAAAAAATAGAAAATTCCATGAGAGAAAGACGAAAGGAGGAGGATATCCGAAAAAATGATCGGGAAAAAGATGTGAAAATAGCGGAGCTGCTTCGGAATCCTTCCATCGGTGAATCGTTTAAAAATGAGCTGCTTCGCTCATTTGTGGATCATATTATTTTCGACCGCTCGGAACAGTCATTGGAAATCGTCTTCTATATTTGA
- a CDS encoding protein of unknown function (Evidence 5 : Unknown function), whose amino-acid sequence MIYHFLQYGGPNGELGASLRYLSQRYVMPYPELKAILTDVGTEVPKCAFRSAERERRGSLRIRKSPKGVSKRSSGLFLCALFERMFLGMNLRI is encoded by the coding sequence TTGATCTATCACTTTTTGCAGTACGGCGGGCCGAACGGGGAGCTCGGGGCGTCGCTCCGCTATCTGAGCCAGCGTTATGTCATGCCTTATCCCGAGCTGAAAGCGATTCTGACGGATGTCGGTACGGAGGTGCCGAAATGCGCCTTTCGCTCGGCAGAAAGGGAGAGACGCGGCAGCCTGCGGATCAGAAAAAGCCCGAAAGGCGTTTCAAAACGTTCTTCCGGGCTTTTTCTTTGTGCTTTATTTGAAAGGATGTTTTTGGGAATGAATCTCCGGATTTAA
- the ssuB gene encoding aliphatic sulfonate ABC transporter (ATP-binding protein) (Evidence 2a : Function from experimental evidences in other organisms; PubMedId : 9782504, 11390694, 16513748, 16885442; Product type t : transporter) — protein MSGKNLIEIKSVNRTYVDTNDNTVDALRNINLSVRKGEFFTIIGPSGCGKTTLLRLIAGLDRPESGKITLEGKEITAPNPQRGYVFQQGSLFPWLTVKKNIASGLKARGGYATQKQEIAKYIDMIGLNGFENAYPHQISGGMAQRVAIARALINHPAALLLDEPMGALDSFTRADLQDKLLELWETDGTTMILVTHDVDEAIYLSDRIVIMTPRPGKVSEILEVGLPRPRHRGGTEFLALRRSILEKLHLASAQPQPEYTI, from the coding sequence ATGAGCGGGAAAAATCTGATCGAAATCAAATCGGTAAACCGCACTTACGTGGATACCAACGACAACACGGTGGATGCCCTCCGAAATATCAACCTGTCGGTGCGAAAGGGAGAGTTTTTCACGATCATCGGCCCTTCCGGCTGCGGAAAGACCACACTTTTGCGCCTGATCGCGGGGCTCGACAGGCCGGAATCCGGGAAAATCACGCTGGAAGGAAAGGAAATCACCGCCCCGAACCCTCAGCGCGGCTACGTGTTTCAGCAGGGCAGCCTGTTCCCGTGGCTCACAGTGAAAAAGAACATCGCGTCCGGGCTGAAGGCCAGGGGGGGCTATGCGACGCAGAAGCAGGAGATCGCGAAATACATCGACATGATCGGCCTGAACGGATTTGAGAACGCCTATCCCCACCAGATTTCCGGCGGCATGGCGCAGCGCGTGGCCATCGCGCGGGCGCTGATCAACCACCCGGCCGCCCTGCTGCTCGACGAGCCCATGGGCGCGCTGGATTCCTTTACCAGGGCCGACCTGCAGGATAAGCTGCTGGAGCTGTGGGAAACGGATGGCACGACGATGATCCTTGTGACGCACGACGTGGATGAAGCCATCTATCTGAGCGACCGGATCGTCATCATGACCCCGCGCCCCGGCAAGGTCAGCGAGATTCTGGAAGTCGGCCTGCCAAGGCCCCGTCACCGTGGCGGGACGGAATTTCTGGCGCTTCGCAGAAGCATTCTGGAAAAGCTGCATCTTGCAAGCGCACAGCCCCAGCCGGAATACACCATTTAA